Proteins encoded within one genomic window of Formosa agariphila KMM 3901:
- a CDS encoding metallophosphoesterase family protein produces MNKYFLVVLITITGILNGGAQNLPKTDKEFNNNENDFQFVVVSDRTGGMQPGVFAKALDKVNLVQPEFVISVGDLIDGYTKDPKIWNAQWDEFDSIVNKLEMPFYHVSGNHDTSNELLLEAWRARLGKDYYHFKYKNVLFLAINTDEIEGGGLSQTQINYFEQTLAKNQDVRWTLLFMHRPVWSYEDDLGYKQIEKALGKRQYTLFSGHHHHYRYKNHNNMEHFTLATSGGGSNLRGANVGEFHHISWITMKAEGPKIAHLELSGIYDKNVVLEADYEDIQVLRKGKWLEVSPYVNATNTFNSFATEMIFRNDTKRNMIIKGKIKDTNGLTFSPNTISDTLSPSTSKTIPLTVSSNSNNASIQTLNNTLTNITLNGGFLSALNDSIFISTSKTLLTDWNHTLLKTENNISIDGDLNDWNSSDFIDVLQPQFLKEDWDWTGPKDGNFKFSLSRDNKQLYIGISFKDDKLIFNNNIKENQDKFYVNLNSSKQQIKLEFIKNSKSSSPFIIWNEGQSKNIDAILKQNSNELILEFSLPLKDIFDKKMEDMDWLRVNIGVMDHDQMENTKPSILWWRPLNTSPLNYKDNGKFYIEK; encoded by the coding sequence ATGAATAAGTATTTTTTAGTTGTGCTCATAACGATCACTGGAATCCTTAATGGTGGAGCACAAAACCTACCTAAAACGGATAAAGAATTTAATAATAACGAAAACGACTTTCAATTTGTAGTGGTTAGTGATCGCACTGGTGGAATGCAACCCGGTGTTTTCGCTAAAGCATTGGATAAAGTTAATTTAGTTCAGCCTGAATTTGTTATTTCTGTTGGAGATCTTATTGATGGATACACCAAGGACCCTAAAATTTGGAATGCACAATGGGATGAATTTGATTCGATTGTAAACAAATTAGAGATGCCATTTTACCATGTATCAGGTAACCACGACACTAGTAATGAACTATTATTAGAAGCTTGGCGCGCACGGCTAGGTAAAGATTATTATCATTTTAAATATAAGAATGTTTTATTTTTAGCTATCAATACAGATGAAATTGAAGGCGGTGGATTAAGTCAAACCCAAATCAACTATTTTGAGCAAACTTTAGCGAAAAACCAAGACGTACGTTGGACCTTGTTATTTATGCATAGACCTGTTTGGTCATATGAAGATGATTTAGGCTATAAGCAAATTGAAAAAGCATTAGGTAAAAGACAATACACTTTATTTAGTGGACATCATCACCATTATAGGTACAAAAACCACAATAACATGGAACATTTCACCTTAGCAACCTCTGGAGGTGGTAGTAACCTGAGAGGTGCTAATGTAGGAGAATTTCACCATATTAGTTGGATTACAATGAAAGCCGAAGGTCCAAAAATTGCACATTTAGAACTTTCTGGAATTTATGACAAAAATGTAGTTTTAGAAGCGGATTATGAAGACATTCAAGTCTTACGAAAAGGTAAATGGTTAGAAGTCTCACCTTATGTAAACGCAACAAACACTTTTAATTCGTTTGCGACAGAAATGATTTTTAGAAATGATACTAAACGAAATATGATTATCAAAGGAAAAATTAAAGATACGAATGGATTAACATTTTCACCCAACACTATTTCGGATACGTTATCCCCAAGTACTAGCAAAACCATTCCTTTAACAGTATCCTCCAATTCCAACAATGCATCAATTCAAACATTAAATAACACCCTTACAAATATCACTTTAAACGGTGGATTTTTAAGCGCTTTAAATGATAGTATTTTTATTTCAACTTCCAAAACCTTATTAACCGATTGGAATCACACTCTTCTTAAGACCGAGAACAATATATCTATTGATGGAGATTTAAATGACTGGAATTCATCTGATTTTATAGACGTATTACAACCCCAATTTTTAAAAGAAGATTGGGATTGGACTGGCCCTAAAGATGGGAACTTTAAGTTTTCTCTTTCTCGAGATAATAAGCAATTATACATAGGTATCTCATTTAAGGATGACAAGCTTATTTTCAATAATAATATTAAAGAAAACCAAGATAAATTTTATGTAAATTTAAACTCTTCGAAACAACAAATAAAATTAGAGTTTATTAAAAATTCAAAATCTTCAAGTCCTTTTATTATTTGGAATGAAGGACAATCTAAAAATATCGATGCCATTTTAAAACAAAATTCAAACGAACTTATTTTAGAATTTTCTTTACCCCTTAAAGACATCTTTGATAAAAAAATGGAGGATATGGATTGGTTGCGTGTTAATATCGGAGTTATGGATCACGATCAGATGGAAAATACAAAACCTTCTATTTTATGGTGGAGACCTTTAAATACTTCTCCTCTTAACTATAAAGACAATGGAAAATTTTACATAGAAAAGTAA
- a CDS encoding LutC/YkgG family protein → MGSREQILAKIKSNKPELIDLPIIDSSVFKEEDLDVIAEFIKKVEVVGGNVLKTDSNQDVITQIEATFANQNVRYSHLDETSTFNTISLESIQNPHELETLDTLVLESTLGVAENGAVWLSDNEIPVRVLPFITKHLAIVISQKNIVAYMHEAYKKLSDSELDYGVFVAGPSKTADIEQSLVIGAHGALSLTIFLKD, encoded by the coding sequence ATGGGAAGCAGAGAACAAATACTAGCAAAAATAAAATCTAACAAACCTGAATTAATAGATTTACCTATTATAGACAGTTCTGTTTTTAAGGAAGAAGACTTAGATGTTATTGCTGAATTTATAAAAAAAGTAGAGGTCGTAGGTGGAAATGTTTTAAAAACAGATTCTAATCAAGATGTTATTACACAAATTGAAGCCACATTTGCAAATCAAAACGTTAGGTATTCTCATTTAGATGAGACATCGACTTTTAACACCATCAGCTTAGAAAGCATTCAAAATCCGCATGAATTAGAAACCTTAGATACTTTAGTTTTAGAAAGCACATTAGGTGTAGCCGAAAACGGTGCTGTATGGTTGTCGGACAACGAGATCCCTGTTCGGGTTTTACCTTTTATCACAAAACACTTAGCTATAGTTATTTCTCAAAAAAATATCGTGGCTTACATGCATGAAGCCTATAAAAAACTATCGGATTCAGAATTAGATTATGGTGTTTTTGTAGCTGGTCCGTCTAAAACCGCAGATATTGAACAATCTTTAGTTATTGGCGCGCATGGTGCTTTAAGCCTTACTATTTTCTTAAAAGACTAA
- the fucP gene encoding L-fucose:H+ symporter permease, which translates to MSTQEKIPVVSKDVLIPFIIITSLFALWGFANDITNPMVAAFGTVMEISTAKAALVQLAFYGGYATMAIPAALFVRKYSYKSGILLGLTLYAVGALLFYPAAQYEVFGFFLGSLYILTFGLAFLETTANPYILSMGDERTATQRLNLAQAFNPIGSLFGMFVASKFILVALDSDKRNEAGELIFNTLDEAQKAVIRTNDLSIIRNPYVILGFVVIAMLVIISITKMPNTKKDNKHSSAKSSFQRLFKNGKYKEGVLAQLFYVAAQIMCWTFIIQYAGNLGIPKAEAQNYNIIAMTIFLVSRFISTFLMKYINSKKLLMIFALCAMATISGVILIEGIMGLYLLVATSAFMSLMFPTIYGIALNGLGEDDTALGAAGLVMAIVGGALMPILQGTLIDMEKIGPFSGVNFSFILPFICFCVIAVYGYRTLKVYK; encoded by the coding sequence ATGAGTACCCAAGAAAAAATCCCTGTAGTCTCTAAAGACGTCTTAATTCCATTTATAATTATCACCTCATTATTTGCGCTTTGGGGTTTTGCTAACGATATCACCAACCCTATGGTTGCTGCATTTGGTACCGTTATGGAAATTTCGACTGCTAAAGCAGCATTAGTACAACTTGCCTTTTATGGTGGGTATGCCACTATGGCAATTCCTGCTGCATTGTTTGTTAGAAAATACAGTTATAAATCGGGTATACTTTTAGGATTAACATTATATGCGGTAGGTGCCTTATTATTTTATCCTGCTGCACAATATGAGGTATTTGGATTCTTCTTAGGATCGCTTTACATCTTAACATTCGGATTAGCATTTTTAGAAACAACCGCAAACCCGTATATTTTATCGATGGGCGACGAACGCACTGCAACGCAGCGTTTAAATTTAGCACAAGCATTTAACCCAATCGGTTCACTTTTTGGAATGTTTGTCGCTTCAAAATTCATTCTTGTTGCTTTAGACTCTGACAAAAGAAATGAAGCTGGAGAATTAATTTTCAACACCTTAGACGAAGCTCAAAAAGCAGTAATTAGAACTAATGATCTATCAATAATTAGAAATCCTTACGTCATTCTTGGTTTTGTCGTTATAGCCATGCTTGTTATTATTTCTATAACAAAAATGCCAAACACTAAGAAAGATAATAAACACTCGAGTGCGAAATCATCGTTTCAAAGATTGTTTAAAAACGGAAAATACAAAGAAGGTGTACTGGCTCAATTATTCTATGTAGCTGCTCAAATTATGTGTTGGACGTTTATTATTCAATATGCTGGAAACTTAGGAATACCTAAAGCAGAAGCGCAAAACTATAATATTATTGCGATGACTATATTTTTAGTAAGTCGTTTTATAAGTACGTTTTTAATGAAGTATATCAACTCTAAAAAACTACTAATGATATTTGCTCTTTGTGCTATGGCAACCATTTCTGGAGTGATTTTAATTGAAGGTATCATGGGACTATATTTATTGGTGGCAACATCGGCATTTATGTCGCTTATGTTTCCTACAATTTACGGTATTGCATTAAATGGTTTAGGCGAAGACGACACTGCATTAGGTGCTGCCGGTCTAGTTATGGCAATTGTAGGAGGAGCTTTAATGCCTATCTTACAAGGTACATTAATAGATATGGAGAAAATTGGCCCTTTTTCTGGTGTTAATTTCTCTTTCATCCTTCCGTTTATATGCTTTTGTGTAATTGCTGTTTATGGCTACAGAACACTAAAAGTTTATAAATAA
- a CDS encoding site-specific integrase, with the protein MSSSVKVVIRKKPNEHKEYPLAIRITKERKSSYHYIGQYILLEHWDKRNNRVKKSHPYADNLNSLLLTKIAEANKSLLNLQEEDCDISSSQIKEKLYTTQSFNFFDFSNTYLEELKVNNKLTRLSSEKAYLGNLLKFNKSKNLTFKEINVKYLNQYKTFLKSKRSLNERSAINNLIFIRTIFNRAIQFEVTKQEFYPFGKHKIKIKFPETKKIGLNHDEIKKIEDLKNLSDKEIHARNIWLFSFYLAGIRAADVFKLKWNDISDGRLNYEMDKNTKKVTLKMPEQALKICNSYLKLKQTKDDFIFPEMKFADFNNPADVLSKIKAANRKTNKYLKSIAVKAEITKSLTMHISRHSFGNIAGDRISPLMLQKLYRHSHLSTTIGYQGNFIHKDADDALDRVINF; encoded by the coding sequence ATGTCTTCAAGTGTTAAAGTCGTAATCAGAAAAAAGCCAAATGAGCATAAAGAATATCCTTTAGCTATCCGCATTACAAAAGAAAGAAAATCTAGTTACCATTACATTGGCCAATATATTCTATTGGAACATTGGGATAAAAGAAATAATCGGGTTAAAAAATCCCATCCATATGCAGATAATTTAAACAGTTTATTACTTACAAAAATCGCTGAAGCAAATAAAAGCCTTTTGAACTTACAAGAAGAGGATTGTGATATTTCATCTTCTCAAATTAAAGAAAAACTGTATACCACGCAGTCATTCAATTTCTTTGACTTCTCAAATACATATTTAGAAGAATTAAAAGTAAATAATAAATTGACTAGGTTATCTAGTGAAAAGGCTTATTTGGGAAATTTATTAAAATTTAACAAATCCAAAAATTTAACTTTTAAAGAAATAAATGTCAAATATTTAAATCAGTATAAAACATTTTTAAAATCCAAGAGGTCCTTAAATGAACGCTCAGCAATAAACAATCTTATTTTTATTCGCACCATCTTTAATAGAGCAATACAATTTGAGGTAACCAAACAAGAATTCTATCCGTTTGGGAAACATAAAATTAAAATTAAATTTCCCGAAACTAAAAAGATTGGATTAAACCATGATGAGATTAAAAAAATTGAAGATTTAAAAAACCTCTCCGATAAAGAAATTCATGCAAGAAACATTTGGCTTTTTAGTTTTTACCTTGCTGGTATTAGAGCTGCAGATGTATTTAAATTAAAGTGGAATGACATAAGTGATGGTAGACTTAATTATGAAATGGACAAGAATACTAAAAAGGTTACTTTAAAAATGCCGGAACAAGCCTTAAAAATTTGTAATTCGTACTTAAAACTAAAACAAACCAAAGACGACTTTATTTTTCCAGAAATGAAATTTGCTGATTTCAACAACCCTGCAGATGTACTTTCAAAGATTAAAGCCGCCAATAGAAAAACAAATAAGTACTTAAAATCCATTGCAGTGAAAGCAGAAATTACAAAAAGCCTAACCATGCATATTTCTAGACATAGTTTCGGTAATATAGCTGGAGATAGAATTTCCCCTTTAATGCTACAGAAATTGTATAGACACTCTCATTTAAGTACTACAATCGGATACCAAGGTAATTTCATTCATAAAGACGCAGACGATGCTTTAGATCGAGTTATAAATTTTTAA
- a CDS encoding DUF6786 family protein produces MENNMNASDSLQTNTSKTSVPHTDSFAADVAFMERYIDVIQLSDASTNSKVAISAALQGRVMTSSAFGDNGRSYGWINKALFESEEILEHINVYGGEERFWLGPEGGQYSIYFEKGTEFTLDNWYAPKLIDLEPFDVKSQTENTVVFSKQASLKNYSGFNFEMGIEREVVILSKTAVIDALGIDNLGTQVKAVAYRTTNSITNLSETNWTKDKGLLSIWLLGMYNPSPNTTMFIPYNSGEVSKLGEIVNDEYFGKVPSDRLVVKDHVIYFSGDGKHRSKIGLSPMRAKDVAGSYDSKNGILTILKYNKPEGVTEYVNSMWEIQEEPFSGDVINAYNDGAPSPGEQPLGPFYELESSSPALELKSNETGTHIQLTCHFEGDEDALNPIVKQVFGITIEAIKNAF; encoded by the coding sequence ATGGAAAATAATATGAATGCATCAGATTCATTACAAACAAATACCAGTAAAACTAGTGTGCCGCATACAGATTCCTTTGCGGCAGATGTTGCTTTTATGGAACGTTATATAGATGTTATTCAGCTTTCCGATGCCTCGACAAATTCTAAAGTGGCAATTTCGGCGGCTTTACAAGGTCGCGTTATGACTAGTAGTGCTTTTGGTGATAACGGTAGGAGTTACGGTTGGATTAATAAGGCTTTATTTGAGTCGGAAGAAATTTTAGAACATATAAATGTGTATGGAGGTGAAGAACGTTTTTGGTTAGGGCCAGAAGGTGGGCAATACTCCATCTATTTTGAAAAGGGCACTGAATTTACGTTAGACAATTGGTATGCTCCAAAACTTATAGATTTAGAGCCTTTCGATGTGAAAAGTCAAACGGAAAATACGGTTGTCTTTTCTAAGCAAGCGTCATTAAAAAATTATTCTGGTTTTAATTTTGAGATGGGAATAGAGCGCGAGGTTGTAATTTTGTCTAAAACGGCTGTTATAGATGCACTCGGTATTGATAATCTTGGAACGCAAGTTAAAGCGGTTGCGTATAGGACAACCAATTCTATTACTAATTTAAGCGAAACAAATTGGACCAAAGACAAAGGATTGCTGTCTATTTGGTTGCTCGGTATGTATAATCCTTCGCCAAACACCACCATGTTTATTCCTTATAATTCTGGAGAAGTCTCTAAATTGGGTGAAATTGTAAATGATGAGTATTTTGGCAAAGTGCCATCTGATCGTTTGGTTGTAAAAGACCATGTGATTTATTTTAGTGGCGATGGTAAACACAGAAGTAAAATAGGGTTGTCGCCTATGCGTGCTAAAGATGTCGCGGGGTCTTACGATTCTAAGAATGGGATACTAACTATTCTTAAGTATAATAAACCTGAAGGTGTAACGGAGTATGTAAACTCGATGTGGGAAATTCAAGAAGAGCCTTTTTCAGGAGATGTTATTAATGCGTATAATGACGGAGCGCCAAGTCCAGGAGAACAACCATTAGGCCCTTTTTACGAATTAGAATCTTCTTCGCCTGCCTTAGAGTTAAAATCTAATGAAACAGGAACGCATATTCAGCTAACTTGTCATTTTGAAGGTGATGAAGATGCTCTAAACCCGATAGTGAAACAGGTGTTTGGAATCACTATTGAAGCTATTAAAAATGCTTTTTAA
- the aldA gene encoding aldehyde dehydrogenase: MKTFEQYINGKFVKSTSTDVIEILNPCTEEVLSLMPIGSVKDAELALEAAQASQHAWKSLPAIERGNYLNKMADVIRDNRVFLAETLAAEQAKVMGLAQVEIDVTADYFDYYAGFARRIEGEIIQSDRSKEHIFLHKAPIGVAVGILPWNFPFFVMARKVAGSLITGNTCVINPSSIAPNTVMEFAKLIEKIGVPAGVLNYVCGKGSIVGNALSSSPITGIISLTGSVGAGQMVMEAASKNITKVSLELGGKAPAIVCADANLELAVNAVVTSRITFSGQVCNCAERLYVEESIHDQFLDMVAEKMKTLKVEDAFSKNNPDMSALVSKAQLDKVTEMVEYAKKEGAEVIVGGTRTPGFDKGYFYQPTLLTNVTQNMQIIQEEVFGPVLPVMKFSTLDEAIALANDCEFGLTSSIFSENFNKVMHAAEELQYGETYINREHFEAIQGFHAGWKKSGIGGADGKHGMEEYLQTKVIYAQYR, from the coding sequence ATGAAAACATTTGAACAGTACATAAATGGAAAATTTGTAAAGTCGACCTCGACAGATGTCATTGAAATTTTAAATCCTTGCACCGAAGAAGTTTTATCATTAATGCCTATTGGAAGTGTTAAAGATGCCGAATTAGCATTAGAAGCTGCTCAAGCATCTCAACATGCATGGAAATCTCTTCCTGCTATTGAGAGAGGTAACTATTTAAATAAAATGGCAGATGTTATTCGTGATAATCGCGTGTTTTTAGCAGAAACTTTAGCTGCAGAGCAAGCTAAGGTTATGGGGTTAGCACAAGTTGAAATTGATGTTACTGCAGATTATTTTGATTATTATGCTGGTTTTGCAAGACGTATTGAAGGAGAAATTATTCAAAGTGACCGTAGTAAAGAACACATCTTCTTACACAAAGCACCAATTGGTGTGGCAGTCGGAATTTTACCTTGGAACTTTCCATTCTTTGTAATGGCTAGAAAAGTTGCAGGGTCTTTAATTACAGGAAATACATGTGTAATTAACCCAAGTTCTATTGCACCTAATACCGTAATGGAATTTGCTAAATTAATCGAAAAGATAGGCGTTCCTGCTGGTGTTTTAAATTATGTTTGTGGTAAAGGTAGTATTGTAGGTAACGCACTTTCATCTAGTCCAATCACAGGTATTATTAGTTTAACTGGTAGTGTTGGTGCTGGACAAATGGTTATGGAAGCAGCGTCTAAAAATATTACAAAAGTATCGTTAGAATTAGGAGGAAAAGCCCCTGCAATTGTATGTGCAGATGCAAACTTAGAATTAGCCGTTAACGCTGTTGTAACCTCAAGAATTACGTTTAGCGGACAAGTATGTAACTGTGCTGAACGTCTTTATGTTGAAGAATCTATTCACGACCAATTTTTAGATATGGTTGCTGAAAAAATGAAAACTTTAAAAGTTGAAGACGCGTTTTCTAAAAACAATCCAGATATGAGTGCTCTAGTTTCTAAAGCGCAATTAGATAAAGTGACTGAAATGGTAGAATATGCTAAGAAAGAGGGCGCTGAAGTTATTGTAGGAGGCACTAGAACACCAGGGTTTGATAAAGGGTATTTCTATCAACCAACCTTATTAACTAATGTCACTCAAAACATGCAAATTATTCAAGAAGAAGTATTTGGTCCTGTTTTACCCGTGATGAAATTTAGCACACTTGACGAAGCTATTGCATTAGCAAACGACTGCGAATTTGGATTAACATCGTCTATCTTCTCAGAAAACTTTAACAAAGTAATGCATGCTGCTGAAGAATTACAGTACGGAGAAACATACATCAATAGAGAGCACTTTGAAGCGATTCAAGGATTCCATGCAGGTTGGAAAAAATCTGGTATAGGTGGAGCAGATGGTAAGCATGGTATGGAAGAATATCTTCAAACCAAAGTTATCTACGCGCAGTATAGATAA
- a CDS encoding helix-turn-helix domain-containing protein produces MKIVKDIQLGDPSSSKQNFIDLNLKVLCCRYWLLDLWDCHDMVFPYWRLYWNKNEGGELIHRDNIFEMQPDCIYIIPPFTSFSSRFTKNHIHSHGIHVNGKHITNHTNESQYERSLIHLFIHFNLGIPFDNVYPGILKIELTDYLKDRLEYLTERLKIENKDFKLTFNLKLQAFIKEALTNIGPELWKAINIDERVLKVIRYIEININKKLSNPKLASIINMAPNSFARLFKLEMNITLHSFIQNRKIAKACELFEHTNKSIEEISFVLGFSDRFHFSRVFKSVIGLSPATYKDEKYT; encoded by the coding sequence ATGAAGATTGTAAAAGACATTCAATTAGGAGACCCTTCTTCAAGCAAACAAAACTTTATTGATTTAAATTTAAAAGTATTGTGTTGTCGCTATTGGCTGCTTGATTTATGGGATTGTCACGATATGGTGTTTCCATACTGGCGCTTATATTGGAACAAAAATGAGGGTGGAGAACTTATTCACCGTGATAATATTTTCGAAATGCAACCTGACTGTATTTACATTATACCACCGTTCACCTCGTTTTCCTCTCGATTTACAAAGAACCATATACACTCTCACGGCATACATGTTAATGGAAAACACATTACAAACCACACCAACGAAAGCCAATACGAGCGGTCTTTAATTCATTTATTTATTCACTTTAACCTTGGAATCCCGTTCGACAATGTGTATCCAGGGATTTTAAAAATAGAACTAACAGATTATTTAAAAGACCGATTAGAATACCTTACAGAACGGTTAAAAATTGAAAACAAAGACTTTAAACTTACATTTAACCTTAAGCTACAAGCCTTTATTAAAGAGGCCTTAACCAATATTGGTCCAGAATTATGGAAGGCTATAAATATCGACGAACGTGTTTTAAAAGTGATTCGTTACATTGAAATTAACATCAATAAAAAGTTGAGCAACCCAAAACTGGCATCAATTATTAATATGGCTCCAAATTCTTTTGCTAGACTTTTTAAGTTAGAAATGAATATTACACTCCATAGCTTTATACAGAATAGAAAAATTGCGAAGGCTTGCGAATTATTTGAACATACTAACAAATCGATTGAAGAAATTTCGTTTGTTTTAGGCTTCTCAGATCGATTCCATTTTTCAAGAGTCTTTAAATCGGTTATCGGCTTATCTCCAGCGACATATAAAGACGAAAAATATACATAA
- a CDS encoding (Fe-S)-binding protein — translation MKVGLFIPCYINQLYPQVGKATLELLEKLKVEVVYPSGQTCCGQPMANSGYETESVGACNNFVTNFKYFDYIVTPSGSCAYHVKKHFDVIPQTEDVTNVRNNVYELCDFILNILKIKDIGASFPFKVGVHKSCHGLRGLRLGSCSEVVGERYSYIEELLQHTKGVELMPLQRSDECCGFGGTFAVAEEAVSVKMGKDKIKDHLESGVEVMTATDTSCLMHLEGLVTRNNQPLKILHIAEILNSNL, via the coding sequence ATGAAAGTAGGCTTATTTATTCCTTGTTATATCAATCAATTATATCCACAAGTAGGAAAAGCCACTCTAGAGCTTTTAGAAAAACTTAAAGTCGAGGTTGTCTATCCTTCTGGACAAACTTGTTGTGGGCAGCCCATGGCAAATTCCGGATACGAAACGGAATCTGTTGGTGCTTGTAACAATTTTGTAACCAATTTTAAATACTTCGATTATATAGTAACACCTTCTGGAAGTTGTGCTTACCATGTAAAAAAACATTTCGATGTTATTCCACAAACAGAAGATGTAACCAACGTTCGTAACAATGTCTACGAGTTATGCGATTTTATATTAAACATCCTTAAAATTAAAGATATTGGGGCTTCATTCCCTTTTAAAGTGGGCGTTCACAAAAGTTGCCACGGATTAAGAGGACTACGTTTAGGTTCTTGTTCTGAAGTTGTAGGAGAACGGTATTCGTATATTGAAGAATTATTACAACACACCAAAGGCGTAGAATTAATGCCCTTACAAAGAAGTGATGAATGTTGCGGATTTGGAGGGACTTTTGCTGTTGCCGAAGAAGCCGTTTCTGTTAAAATGGGAAAAGATAAAATTAAAGACCATTTAGAAAGCGGTGTCGAAGTTATGACGGCAACAGACACATCTTGTCTCATGCACTTAGAAGGTTTAGTTACTAGAAATAATCAGCCTTTAAAAATTTTACATATCGCAGAAATTTTAAATAGCAATCTTTAA
- a CDS encoding lactate utilization protein B translates to MSHPELAKIFNKDEKRVDWHDKALWFVRHKRDLSVHNVKGWESLRDLGHGIKAHMLSNLDNYLIEFETNAIKNGIQVHWAADGEEHNRIVHSIIKENNAKKVVKSKSMLTEECHLNPHLEADGIEVIDTDLGERIVQLAKEPPSHIVLPAIHKNKHEVDELFQEHLGTKPCDGDPQYLTSEARKHLRTKFIEADVAITGVNFAIADTGGFVVCTNEGNADMGAHLAPVHIACMGVEKIIPKQEHLGVFLRLLARSATGQPITTYSSHFRKPRKGAKMHIVIVDNGRSKQLSRPDFRASLHCIRCGACMNTCPIYRRSGGHSYDATIPGPIGSILSPGKDLTKHSSLPFASTLCGSCSDVCPVKIDIHSQLYKWRQIITKETPQPFVKAQSMKMMGQMFSKPSQFEKVGKAARWSLRNLPKSVINSKLNAWGKARDLPEGPKQSFDQWYEERNKNKKD, encoded by the coding sequence ATGAGTCATCCAGAATTAGCAAAAATTTTCAATAAAGATGAAAAAAGAGTCGATTGGCACGACAAAGCATTATGGTTTGTTCGTCATAAAAGAGACCTTTCTGTTCATAATGTAAAAGGCTGGGAATCTTTAAGAGATTTAGGCCACGGAATAAAAGCTCATATGTTATCTAATTTAGATAATTACTTAATAGAATTTGAAACTAATGCTATAAAAAACGGCATACAAGTACACTGGGCTGCAGATGGCGAAGAACACAACCGTATTGTACACAGCATCATCAAAGAAAACAACGCAAAAAAAGTTGTAAAAAGTAAATCGATGTTGACAGAAGAATGTCATTTGAATCCGCATTTGGAAGCTGATGGTATTGAAGTTATAGACACCGATTTAGGTGAACGCATTGTACAGTTGGCAAAGGAACCACCTAGCCATATTGTATTGCCTGCCATACATAAAAACAAACATGAAGTCGATGAATTATTTCAAGAACATCTAGGCACAAAACCCTGTGATGGTGACCCGCAGTATTTAACTAGTGAAGCAAGAAAACATTTACGTACAAAATTTATAGAAGCCGACGTCGCCATAACTGGTGTTAATTTTGCTATTGCAGACACAGGTGGATTTGTAGTTTGTACAAACGAAGGAAACGCAGATATGGGTGCACATTTAGCTCCTGTACACATTGCTTGTATGGGTGTTGAAAAAATAATCCCGAAACAAGAACACTTGGGTGTATTTTTACGTCTTCTAGCAAGAAGCGCAACGGGACAACCTATTACAACCTATTCTTCACACTTTAGAAAACCGAGAAAAGGTGCCAAAATGCACATTGTTATTGTAGACAATGGCCGTTCTAAACAATTAAGCAGACCTGATTTTAGAGCCTCGTTACACTGTATTCGTTGTGGTGCATGTATGAACACTTGCCCTATTTACAGACGAAGTGGCGGACACAGTTACGATGCTACCATACCTGGACCTATTGGATCTATACTATCTCCAGGTAAAGATTTAACCAAACACAGTTCATTACCATTTGCATCTACGTTATGTGGTTCATGCTCCGATGTGTGTCCAGTTAAAATAGATATCCATTCGCAACTTTATAAATGGCGCCAAATCATTACAAAAGAAACACCTCAGCCTTTTGTAAAAGCACAATCCATGAAAATGATGGGACAGATGTTCTCCAAACCATCTCAATTTGAAAAGGTTGGAAAAGCAGCCCGATGGTCTTTACGAAATTTACCAAAATCTGTTATTAACTCGAAACTCAATGCCTGGGGGAAAGCAAGAGACTTACCTGAAGGACCAAAACAAAGTTTTGACCAATGGTACGAAGAGCGCAATAAAAACAAAAAAGACTAA